In the Anastrepha obliqua isolate idAnaObli1 chromosome 1, idAnaObli1_1.0, whole genome shotgun sequence genome, one interval contains:
- the LOC129235703 gene encoding cytochrome P450 307a1-like, whose product MPPMLFSCCLVVIIIGCLYIPILYNHFRKIKVITVESSRRMIQIYQQAPGPFPWPIFGSLGLLASHKVPLQSFTELSKKFGNIYTLTLGSTRCIVVSNLELIREVLNQNGKFFGGRPNFIRYHKLFGGDRNNSLALCDWSLLQKRRRNLARRHCSPRNSSPYFEKMSKIGCSETDILMQELSEETKCGKPILIKPIIQRTCANMFFRYMCSVRFEHDDREFCKVVEFFDEIFWEINQGYIFDFLPWLAPFYRNYINKITHWSFTIRCFIMNRIIKEREQFKNQSEDDFTDALLKSLIEDMNVSRDTILFMLEDFIGGHSAVGNLVMLTLMYLAKHRNVAKKIQLEADSIVTRDRRTISFYDIDEMPYTMATIFEVLRCSSSPIVPHVATEDTIISGYGVAKDTIVFINNYNLNHNKLFWKQPQRFQPERFLEQACKKTGSKQVVSGPSSSAEILTGTSSEKPNESMLNRKNSSLPQIKKNIPFFLPFSIGKRTCIGQNLVRGFGFILIANILRQYDINYEDNTTVHINTGSIALTPKAIPLVLVNRNKNL is encoded by the exons atgCCGCCGATGTTATTTTCGTGTTGCTTAGTAGTTATAATAATTGGTTGTTTGTATATTCCCATATTATATAACCATTTTCGTAAGATTAAAGTGATAACAGTTGAATCTTCAAGACGAATGATTCAAATTTACCAACAAGCACCGGGACCCTTTCCTTGGCCCATATTTGGCAGCCTTGGCCTATTAGCTTCCCACAAAGTGCCTTTACAATCATTCACGGAACTTTCTAAGAAGTTTGGAAACATTTACACATTAACTCTAGGGTCTACCAGATGTATTGTTGTGAGCAATTTGGAGCTGATTCGAGAGGTACTTAatcaaaatggaaaatttttcggCGGTAGACCAAATTTCATACGATATCACAAGCTGTTTGGAGGAGACAGAAACAATT CTCTTGCTCTTTGTGACTGGTCACTATTGCAAAAAAGACGCCGCAACCTTGCACGGCGGCACTGCTCACCGCGGAACTCATCTCCCTATTTTGAGAAGATGTCAAAAATTGGATGTTCGGAGACTGACATACTAATGCAAGAACTCAGTGAAGAAACCAAGTGCGGTAAACCGATATTAATCAAACCTATTATTCAACGCACCTGCGCAAACATGTTTTTTAGATATATGTGTTCGGTACGTTTTGAACACGATGACCGTGAATTTTGTAAAGTAGTTGAgtttttcgatgaaattttttgggaaataaaCCAAGGATATATTTTCGACTTTTTACCTTGGTTGGCACCATTCTACAGAAACTACATCAATAAGATAACTCACTGGTCCTTTACTATACGATGCTTTATTATGAACCGCATTATAAAAGAAAGGgaacaatttaaaaaccaaTCTGAAGATGACTTTACAGATGCTTTACTTAAAAGTCTCATTGAGGACATGAATGTCTCGCGGGATacaatattatttatgttaGAGGATTTTATTGGAGGACATTCAGCTGTGGGAAATCTAGTAATGCTTACCCTGATGTATTTGGCTAAGCACCGCAATGttgcgaaaaaaattcaattggaggCCGATTCAATTGTAACACGAGATCGTCGAACGATCAGTTTTTATGATATTGATGAAATGCCTTACACTATGGCAAccatttttgaagttttaagaTGTTCGTCTTCACCCATAGTTCCACACGTGGCAACCGAGGATACTATAATATCTGGTTATGGTGTTGCAAAGGACACTATCGTTTTTATAAACAACTACAACTTAAACCATAATAAATTGTTTTGGAAACAACCGCAGCGCTTCCAACCTGAACGATTTTTGGAACAGGCGTGTAAGAAAACCGGATCCAAACAAGTAGTTAGCGGGCCGAGCAGCTCTGCAGAAATTCTAACAGGAACATCTTCTGAAAAACCGAACGAGTCGATGTTGAACCGAAAAAATAGTTCTCTTCCACAGATAAAGAAAAACATACCATTTTTCCTACCATTTAGTATTGGAAAGCGTACGTGCATTGGACAGAATTTAGTACGAggctttggttttattttaatagcaAATATATTAAGGCAATACGATATCAATTACGAAGACAACACTACTGTACATATAAACACAGGGAGCATTGCACTTACACCAAAAGCGATACCGTTAGTTttagtaaatagaaataaaaacctttaa